From Ramlibacter tataouinensis, the proteins below share one genomic window:
- the mreC gene encoding rod shape-determining protein MreC, whose translation MPLGTLDRTPPPFFKQGPSALSKLMVFSAIALFLMVADTRFRVSQPLRAGVATVLYPLQWLALRPVLAVRYGAEYFETLRSAQASEAQARQKLAQQSLRANQVDELALENERLRKLLQLRERTGTAAMAAEVLYEAADPYTRKVIIDKGLAQGVQPGSPVIDESGVLGQVTRVHPLVSEVTLLTDRGHAIPVLNTRTGARSVAYGDPSAHGGSLELRFMAGNADVQPGDLLTTSGVDGVYPPGLPVAKVQKVERRADSGFARIDCVPQALVDGARHVMVLASLNQSVPARPAPEDSAPGTAGKKAKK comes from the coding sequence ATGCCACTCGGCACGCTCGACCGGACCCCGCCGCCCTTCTTCAAGCAAGGGCCCTCTGCGCTGTCCAAGCTGATGGTTTTCTCCGCCATCGCCCTGTTCCTGATGGTGGCCGACACGCGTTTCCGGGTGTCGCAGCCGCTGCGCGCCGGCGTGGCCACCGTGCTGTATCCGCTGCAGTGGCTGGCCCTGCGCCCGGTGCTGGCGGTGCGCTACGGGGCCGAGTACTTCGAGACGCTTCGCAGCGCGCAGGCCAGCGAGGCCCAGGCCCGCCAGAAGCTCGCCCAGCAGTCGCTGCGCGCCAACCAGGTCGATGAGCTCGCGCTGGAGAACGAGCGGCTGCGCAAGCTGCTCCAGCTGCGCGAGCGGACCGGCACGGCGGCGATGGCGGCGGAAGTGCTGTATGAGGCCGCCGACCCCTACACCCGCAAGGTGATCATCGACAAGGGCCTGGCCCAGGGCGTGCAGCCGGGCTCGCCGGTGATCGACGAATCGGGCGTGCTCGGCCAGGTGACGCGGGTGCACCCGCTGGTGAGCGAAGTGACGCTGCTGACCGACCGCGGGCATGCGATCCCGGTGCTCAACACCCGCACCGGCGCGCGCAGCGTCGCCTATGGCGATCCCTCGGCGCACGGCGGCTCGCTGGAACTGCGCTTCATGGCGGGCAACGCCGACGTCCAACCGGGCGACCTGCTCACCACCAGCGGCGTCGACGGCGTCTACCCGCCGGGGCTGCCGGTGGCCAAGGTCCAGAAGGTCGAGCGGCGCGCCGATTCGGGCTTCGCCCGCATCGATTGCGTGCCACAGGCGCTGGTGGACGGCGCGCGCCATGTGATGGTGCTGGCCAGCCTGAACCAGAGCGTGCCGGCGCGGCCCGCGCCCGAGGATTCGGCGCCCGGCACCGCCGGGAAGAAGGCGAAGAAGTGA